One window from the genome of Malus domestica chromosome 01, GDT2T_hap1 encodes:
- the LOC103437618 gene encoding protein CELLULOSE SYNTHASE INTERACTIVE 1 — MATTMGWRYAATNGSTLSTNDLERNGDAKVQDSEPPTPHSLLKMGSRDRSSSMEDADGTLASVAQCIEQLRQSSSSVQDKEYSLKQLLELINTRENAFSAVGSHSQAVPVLVSLLRSGSVGVKIQAATVLGSLCKENELRVKVLLGGCIPPLLGLLRSSSAEGQVASAKTIYAVSQGGARDHVGSKIFSTEGVVPVLWEQLQKGIKTGSLVDSLLTGALKNLSSSTEGFWTATFQAGAVDILVKLLTTGQSSTQANVCFLLACMMVEDPSVCSKVLASEVTKQLLKLLGSGNEASVRAEAAGALKSLSAQCKEARREIANFNGIPVLINATIAPSKEFMQGEHAQALQENAMCALANISGGLSYVISSLGQSLESCTSPAQISDTLGALASALMIYDSTAESNRASDPVVIEQTLVSQFKPRLPFLVQERTIEALASLYGNSVLSVKLANSEAKRLLVGLITMATNEVQDELMRALLALCNSEESLWRALQGREGVQLLISLLGLSSEQQQECAVALLCLLSNENDESKWAITAAGGIPPLVQILETGSAKAKEDSASILRNLCNHSEDIRACVESADAVPALLWLLKNGSSNGKEIAAKTLNHLIHKSDTATISQLTALLTSDLPESKVYVLDALKSMLSVVPLNDISREGSAANDAIETMIKILSSTKEETQAKSASALAGIFESRKDLREGSIAVKTLWSAIKLISVESVYILAEASRCLAAIFLSIKENRDVAAVARDILSPLVVLANSSVLEVAELATCALANLILDSEVSEKAVAEDIIFPATRVLREGTVPGKTHAAAAIARLLHSRQIDYALTDCVNCAGTVLALVSFLESVNHDSVATLEALEALAILSRSEGATGDIKPAWAVLAEFPKSITPIVLSIADATPLLQDKAIEILSRLCRDQPDVLGDTVATAYGCISSIAKRVINSTKSKVKTGGTALLICVAKVSHQRIVEDLSESNLCTQLIQALVAMFSSLGSPGDNENDSIGIYRHSKEETKIGESTGVISGVNLAMWLLSILACHDERCKIVIMEAGAVEVLTDRISNDFSPYSQIEFKEDSSIWICTLLLAILLQNRDIIRAHATMKSVPVLANWLRSEDLPTRYFAAQAMASLVCNGSRGTLLSVANSGAAGGLISLLGCADIDISDLLQLSEECGLVRYPEQVALERLFRVEDIRVGATSRKAIPALVDLLKPIPDRPGAPFLALGLLTQLAKDCPSNKIVMVESGALEALTKYLSLGPQDATEEAATDLLGILFGSAEIRRHDSSFGAVGQLVAVLRLGGRASRYSAAKALESLFSADHIRNAESARQAVQPLVEILNTGSEKEQQAAIAALVRLLSENPSRALAVADVEMNAVDVLCKILSSNCSMELKGEAAELCCVLFGNTRIRSTMAAARCVEPLVSLLVTEFSPAQHSVVRALDKLVDDEQLAELVAAHGAVIPLVGLLYGKNYLLHEAISRALVKLGKDRPACKMEMVKAGVIESILDILHEAPDFLSAAFAELLRILTNNASIAKGPSASKVVEPLFVLLTRPEFGPDGQHSALQVLVNVLEHPQCRSDYKLTSHQAVEPIIPLLDSPAPAVQQLATELLSHLLFEEQLQKDSVTQQVIGPLIRVLGSGIHILQQRAVKALVSIALIWPNEIAKEGGVTELSKVILQSDTSLPHALWESAAAVLSSILQFSSEFYLEVPVAVLVRLLRSGSEGTVIGALNALLVLESDDATSAEAMAESGALEALLDLLRSHQCEETAARLLEVLLNNVKIRETKATKSAVLPLSQYLLDPQTQAQQARLLATLALGDLFQNEGLARSTDAVSACRALVNVLEEQPTEEMKVVAICALQNLVMYSRSNKRAVAEAGGVQVVLDLIGSSDPDTSIQAAMFVKLLFSNHTIQEYASSETVRAITAAIEKDLWATGTVNEEYLKALNALFSNFPRLRATEPATLSIPHLVTSLKTGSEATQEAALDALFLLRQAWSACPAEVSRAQSIAAADAIPLLQYLIQSGPPRFQEKTEFLLQCLPGTLVVIIKRGNNMKQSVGNPSVYCKITLGNTPPKQTQVVSTGPNPEWDESFLWSFESPPKGQKLHISCKNKSKMGKSSFGKVTIQIDRVVMLGAVAGEYTLLPESKSGPSRNLEIEFQWSNK, encoded by the exons ATGGCAACCACAATGGGATGGAGGTATGCTGCCACCAATGGCAGCACCCTTTCCACTAATGATCTG GAAAGGAATGGTGATGCAAAAGTTCAAGATTCGGAGCCTCCAACACCACATTCTCTTTTAAAGATGGGTTCACG AGATCGTAGTAGTAGCATGGAGGATGCAGATGGGACATTGGCAAGTGTTGCTCAATGCATTGAGCAGCTGCGTCAAAGTTCCTCATCTGTACAAGACAAGGAGTATTCGTTGAAGCAGTTGCTTGAGCTTATCAATACTCGTGAAAATGCTTTCAGTGCTGTTGGATCTCACTCTCAAGCAGTTCCAGTGCTTGTTTCTCTTCTTCGATCAGGTTCAGTTGGAGTTAAGATACAAGCTGCTACTGTTTTAGGCTCTCTATGCAAGGAGAATGAACTCAGGGTGAAAGTCCTGCTTGGAGGATGCATTCCGCCATTGCTTGGTCTACTCAGGTCCAGCTCAGCAGAAGGGCAAGTTGCATCTGCGAAGACAATTTATGCTGTTTCTCAAGGTGGTGCCAGGGATCATGTTggatcaaaaatattttcaactgAAGGAGTTGTGCCAGTGCTCTGGGAGCAGCTACAAAAAGGGATAAAAACTGGTAGTTTGGTTGATAGTTTGTTGACTGGAGCATTAAAGAACCTATCCAGCAGCACTGAGGGATTCTGGACTGCAACCTTCCAAGCTGGAGCAGTGGATATACTTGTGAAGTTGCTGACAACTGGGCAGTCAAGCACTCAAGCTAACGTGTGCTTTCTACTTGCATGTATGATGGTGGAAGATCCATCTGTCTGTTCTAAGGTGCTGGCTTCAGAGGTTACCAAACAACTTCTCAAGCTTTTAGGATCCGGAAATGAAGCTTCTGTTAGAGCAGAAGCTGCAGGTGCTCTTAAATCTCTTTCTGCCCAGTGCAAAGAAGCAAGACGGGAAATAGCTAACTTCAACGGCATACCTGTATTGATAAATGCTACAATAGCCCCTTCCAAAGAATTCATGCAGGGTGAGCATGCCCAAGCATTGCAGGAGAATGCCATGTGTGCTTTAGCAAATATTTCTGGTGGTTTGTCATATGTTATCTCAAGCCTTGGGCAAAGCCTTGAATCTTGCACTTCACCTGCCCAAATTTCTGATACATTAGGGGCTTTGGCTTCAGCTTTGATGATATATGATAGTACGGCAGAATCTAATAGAGCATCAGATCCTGTGGTTATTGAGCAGACATTGGTTTCACAGTTCAAACCTCGTTTACCGTTTCTTGTTCAGGAACGAACCATAGAGGCCCTTGCGAGTTTGTATGGGAATTCTGTACTCTCAGTTAAACTTGCCAATTCAGAAGCAAAGCGTTTGCTTGTTGGTTTGATCACAATGGCAACAAATGAAGTTCAGGATGAGCTAATGAGAGCTCTTCTTGCACTTTGCAATAGTGAGGAAAGTCTGTGGCGTGCACTTCAAGGCCGTGAAGGGGTTCAGCTGTTGATATCACTTCTTGGGCTTTCATCAGAACAGCAGCAAGAATGTGCAGTTGCACTGCTTTGCCTGCTTTCCAATGAGAATGACGAAAGTAAATGGGCTATTACTGCTGCTGGTGGCATACCTCCACTTGTTCAGATTCTGGAGACAGGATCTGCAAAAGCCAAGGAAGATTCAGCATCAATCCTTAGGAACCTGTGCAACCACAGTGAAGATATACGTGCATGTGTCGAAAGTGCTGATGCTGTTCCTGCATTACTGTGGCTTCTAAAGAATGGAAGTTCAAACGGAAAAGAAATTGCAGCAAAGACTTTAAATCATTTGATCCATAAATCTGATACAGCAACCATTAGCCAACTTACTGCCTTATTGACCAGTGATCTACCTGAATCTAAAGTGTATGTTTTGGATGCTTTAAAAAGTATGCTGTCTGTGGTCCCCCTCAATGATATATCACGTGAAGGTAGTGCTGCTAATGATGCAATTGAGACAATGATAAAAATATTGAGCTCAACTAAAGAAGAGACTCAAGCCAAGTCTGCATCAGCTTTAGCTGGAATATTTGAATCCAGGAAGGACTTGCGTGAAGGTAGCATTGCTGTTAAAACTCTTTGGTCAGCCATTAAGTTGATTAGTGTTGAATCTGTATATATCCTTGCAGAGGCCTCACGTTGCCTTGCGGCAATATTTCTTTCGATTAAAGAGAACCGGGATGTGGCAGCTGTTGCTCGAGATATATTATCTCCGTTAGTTGTGCTTGCTAACTCTTCAGTTCTGGAAGTTGCAGAACTAGCAACATGTGCTCTGGCTAATCTTATTTTGGACAGTGAAGTTTCAGAGAAAGCAGTTGCTGAAGATATTATTTTCCCGGCTACTAGAGTTTTGCGTGAAGGCACAGTACCTGGAAAGACTCATGCAGCAGCAGCAATTGCTCGCCTGCTCCATTCTCGTCAAATTGATTATGCTTTAACTGATTGTGTGAATTGTGCTGGAACTGTTCTTGCATTAGTTTCTTTTCTAGAATCTGTTAATCATGATTCTGTTGCCACATTAGAGGCACTTGAGGCACTTGCTATTCTATCCAGGTCAGAAGGTGCTACTGGAGATATAAAACCTGCATGGGCAGTTTTAGCCGAATTCCCGAAAAGCATTACCCCAATAGTTTTATCCATTGCTGATGCAACACCCTTGTTGCAGGATAAGGCTATTGAAATATTATCACGGCTTTGCAGAGATCAGCCTGATGTATTGGGTGACACGGTTGCTACTGCTTATGGATGTATTTCATCAATTGCCAAAAGAGTGATCAATTCAACGAAATCAAAAGTTAAAACTGGAGGAACTGCACTACTTATTTGTGTTGCAAAAGTTAGTCATCAGAGAATTGTGGAAGATCTTAGTGAATCAAACTTATGCACCCAGCTAATTCAAGCTCTTGTTGCAATGTTTAGTTCTTTGGGAAGCCCAGGGGATAATGAGAATGATTCTATTGGCATTTATAGGCATTCTAAAGAGGAAACAAAGATTGGTGAGTCCACAGGAGTAATTAGTGGTGTCAATTTAGCTATGTGGCTACTGTCTATTCTTGCCTGTCACGATGAAAGGTGCAAAATTGTGATTATGGAGGCTGGGGCTGTGGAAGTCCTCACTGACAGGATCTCAAATGATTTCTCACCCTACTCACAG ATTGAGTTTAAAGAAGATAGTAGTATATGGATTTGTACTTTGCTGCTAGCAATCTTGTTACAAAACAGAGACATCATACGAGCACATGCAACCATGAAATCTGTACCAGTACTTGCAAACTGGTTGAGATCAGAGGATTTGCCCACCAGATATTTTGCTGCACAGGCGATGGCCAGCCTAGTCTGTAATGGTAGCAGGGGGACTCTTCTATCTGTTGCAAATTCTGGAGCAGCAGGCGGGCTCATTTCCCTACTTGGCTGTGCAGATATTGATATAAGTGATCTTTTGCAGTTGTCAGAAGAGTGTGGTTTAGTGCGTTATCCTGAGCAAGTTGCCCTTGAGAGGTTGTTCAGAGTTGAAGACATAAGGGTTGGCGCTACTTCCAGGAAAGCAATACCTGCACTTGTTGATCTACTCAAACCCATTCCAGATCGTCCTGGAGCACCATTTTTAGCACTTGGGCTTCTGACTCAGCTTGCGAAAGACTGTCCGTCGAATAAAATTGTAATGGTAGAATCAGGAGCTTTGGAAGCACTGACCAAATATCTTTCACTTGGCCCTCAAGATGCAACTGAGGAAGCTGCTACAGATCTGTTAGGTATACTATTTGGCAGTGCTGAAATCAGGAGACATGACTCTTCATTTGGTGCTGTTGGTCAGCTTGTGGCAGTTTTACGTTTAGGTGGAAGAGCTTCAAGGTACAGTGCTGCTAAAGCATTGGAAAGCTTGTTTTCTGCTGACCATATAAGGAATGCAGAAAGTGCTCGACAAGCTGTTCAACCATTGGTGGAGATTCTCAATACTGGTTCTGAGAAGGAGCAACAAGCTGCAATTGCTGCGTTGGTAAGGCTGCTGAGTGAAAATCCATCAAGAGCCTTAGCAGTTGCAGATGTTGAGATGAATGCAGTAGATGTTCTCTGCAAGATTCTTTCTTCAAATTGCTCAATGGAGCTGAAAGGGGAAGCTGCCGAGTTGTGTTGTGTTCTCTTTGGAAATACAAGAATCAGGTCAACAATGGCTGCAGCTAGATGTGTGGAGCCTCTGGTGTCTCTTCTTGTGACCGAGTTCAGTCCTGCACAGCATTCAGTTGTCCGTGCATTGGATAAACTTGTTGATGATGAGCAACTGGCAGAACTTGTTGCTGCTCACGGGGCAGTTATTCCTCTTGTAGGTCTTCTATATGGTAAGAATTACTTGCTCCATGAAGCTATTTCCAGAGCCCTTGTGAAATTAGGGAAAGACAGGCCTGCTTGCAAGATGGAAATGGTGAAAGCTGGAGTAATTGAGAGCATACTTGACATCCTCCATGAGGCACCCGATTTTCTCTCTGCTGCTTTTGCAGAACTGCTCCGAATATTGACCAACAATGCAAGCATTGCTAAGGGACCGTCTGCTTCAAAAGTGGTTGAGCCCCTTTTTGTGCTTCTAACAAGACCAGAGTTTGGACCTGATGGGCAGCATAGTGCACTTCAAGTTCTTGTCAACGTTTTGGAGCATCCACAGTGTCGTTCTGACTATAAGTTGACTTCCCACCAAGCTGTTGAACCTATTATTCCCTTACTTGATTCTCCTGCTCCAGCAGTACAACAGTTGGCCACTGAGCTTCTGTCACATTTACTCTTTGAAGAACAACTTCAAAAGGATTCAGTGACTCAGCAAGTGATTGGTCCTCTCATACGGGTTCTTGGCTCTGGTATACACATTTTGCAGCAGAGAGCTGTGAAGGCCCTTGTTAGTATTGCGCTAATTTGGCCGAATGAAATAGCAAAAGAGGGTGGTGTCACTGAATTGTCCAAGGTGATATTGCAATCAGATACATCTCTTCCTCATGCCTTGTGGGAATCGGCTGCTGCTGTTTTATCAAGCATTCTGCAATTTAGTTCTGAATTTTATTTGGAAGTGCCTGTGGCTGTGTTGGTAAGGTTGCTTCGTTCTGGCTCAGAAGGCACAGTAATTGGTGCATTGAATGCTCTTCTGGTACTGGAAAGTGATGATGCAACCAGTGCAGAAGCAATGGCTGAAAGTGGTGCTTTAGAGGCTCTTTTGGATCTTCTTAGATCTCATCAGTGTGAGGAAACTGCTGCTAGGCTGTTGGAAGTACTGTTGAACAATGTGAAGATCAGAGAAACCAAGGCTACCAAGTCTGCCGTATTACCATTGTCTCAGTACCTCTTAGATCCACAAACCCAAGCTCAGCAAGCGAGGTTACTGGCAACTCTAGCTCTTGGTGATCTATTCCAGAATGAGGGCCTTGCTCGAAGCACTGACGCTGTTTCAGCTTGTCGTGCACTAGTAAATgtgcttgaagagcaacctacTGAAGAAATGAAGGTTGTAGCGATATGTGCATTGCAGAACCTTGTCATGTACAGTAGATCTAATAAAAGAGCAGTTGCTGAGGCTGGTGGCGTCCAGGTTGTGTTGGATCTGATTGGTTCAAGCGATCCAGATACTTCTATTCAGGCTGCAATGTTTGTTAAACTTCTCTTTTCAAACCATACCATTCAAGAGTATGCTTCTAGTGAGACAGTAAGGGCGATTACTG CTGCTATCGAGAAAGATTTATGGGCAACCGGAACTGTGAATGAGGAGTACCTGAAAGCTCTGAACGCTCTTTTTAGCAACTTCCCACGACTTAGAGCCACAGAACCTGCAACGTTAAGCATTCCTCATCTTGTTACATCCCTCAAGACAGGGTCAGAGGCAACTCAAGAAGCTGCCTTGGATGCACTCTTTCTTCTTAGGCAAGCTTGGTCAGCATGTCCAGCTGAAGTTTCTAGGGCGCAGTCAATTGCTGCAGCCGATGCAATCCCCTTGCTGCAATACTTAATTCAGTCTGGCCCACCTCGGTTTCAGGAGAAGACAGAATTTTTGTTACAATGTTTGCCGGGGACATTGGTGGTGATAATCAAGCGTGGAAATAATATGAAGCAGTCAGTGGGAAATCCTAGTGTTTATTGCAAGATTACACTCGGCAACACTCCACCTAAGCAAACTCAG GTTGTTTCAACTGGACCGaatcccgaatgggatgaaaGCTTTTTGTGGTCCTTTGAGAGTCCTCCGAAAGGCCAGAAGCTCCACATATCTTGCAAGAACAAGAGCAAAATGGGAAAG AGTTCATTTGGAAAGGTAACCATCCAGATTGATCGTGTAGTAATGCTGGGAGCAGTTGCCGGCGAGTACACTCTGTTGCCAGAAAGCAAAAGCGGGCCGTCACGGAATTTAGAAATAGAGTTCCAGTGGTCTAACAAGTAA
- the LOC139195341 gene encoding uncharacterized protein gives MSNLNKLDFTTLEVSRRNYLNWVQDMKVHLTAKNLCLAIEDETDNPNGEARKATTMIVIRRHIHDALQTKYLAEEDPRALWVTLANRFNHQKDIFLPEARHDWQHLRFQDFKYVNEYNYEVCRV, from the coding sequence atgtcaaatttgaacaaactcgacttcaccactTTAGAGGTCTCCAGAAGAAACTACCTCAATTGGGTCCAAGATATGAAggtccacctcactgcaaagaatttgTGTCTcgccattgaagatgagacGGACAACCCGAATGGCGAAGCTAGGAAAGCTACTACAATGATCGTCATTCGAAGGCACATTCATGATGCACTACAAACcaagtaccttgctgaggaagaTCCACGAGCACTTTGGGTCACTTTGGCTAATCGTTTcaatcaccaaaaggacatctttttgcctgaagcaagacatgactggcagcatttgcgcttccaagattttaagtatgtgaatgaatataattatgaagtttgtcgaGTCTGA